The following are encoded together in the Xanthomonas vesicatoria ATCC 35937 genome:
- the pcaD gene encoding 3-oxoadipate enol-lactonase, producing MAYLQLPTHRLHYRVDGTDGRPWLTFCNSLGTDLHMWDVQIEAFAPHYRILRYDRRGHGDSDSPPGPYSVADLGQDVLALWDALQIARSDFCGLSIGGLTGQWLGLHAAHRLRRLVVCATAQKIGSSATWETRIEQVRSEGLPMLIDTTLQRWFTPEFAISHAQRLDMIAAAFVSTSPDGYIACCQAVAEADFRGALDGLGLPLLALAGDDDPVCPPPDLREIAYAAPDGQYAQVPGRHICNLESPAAFNDAVLGFLQAD from the coding sequence ATGGCTTATCTGCAATTGCCCACCCATCGCCTGCATTACCGTGTGGATGGCACCGACGGACGGCCCTGGCTGACCTTCTGCAATTCGCTCGGCACCGACCTGCACATGTGGGACGTGCAGATCGAAGCCTTCGCCCCGCATTACCGCATCCTGCGCTACGACCGCCGCGGCCATGGCGACTCGGACTCGCCGCCAGGCCCGTATAGCGTGGCCGATCTGGGGCAGGACGTGCTGGCACTGTGGGATGCCTTGCAGATCGCGCGCAGCGATTTCTGCGGGCTGTCGATCGGCGGGCTCACCGGGCAGTGGCTGGGGCTGCATGCCGCGCACCGGCTACGTCGGCTGGTGGTGTGCGCCACCGCGCAAAAGATTGGCAGTAGCGCCACCTGGGAAACCCGTATCGAGCAGGTGCGCAGCGAGGGCCTGCCGATGCTGATCGATACCACGCTGCAGCGTTGGTTTACGCCGGAGTTTGCCATCAGCCACGCGCAGCGCCTGGACATGATCGCCGCCGCCTTCGTCTCCACCTCGCCGGACGGTTACATCGCCTGCTGCCAGGCGGTGGCCGAAGCGGATTTCCGCGGTGCGCTGGATGGGCTGGGCCTGCCGCTGCTCGCCCTGGCCGGCGACGACGACCCGGTGTGCCCGCCGCCGGACCTGCGCGAGATCGCCTACGCCGCGCCCGACGGACAGTACGCCCAGGTGCCCGGCCGCCACATCTGCAATCTGGAATCTCCGGCTGCGTTCAACGACGCGGTGCTGGGGTTCCTGCAAGCCGACTGA
- the pcaC gene encoding 4-carboxymuconolactone decarboxylase → MHEDERYQAGLRERRRVLGDAHVERSLAARTELTTEFQDLITRYAWGTIWTRDGLPAHTRSLITLSMMVALGHDEEFKLHVRAARNNGVTAEQIKEVLLQAAIYCGVPAANHAFALAKPILEEQAAEM, encoded by the coding sequence ATGCACGAAGACGAACGCTATCAAGCCGGCCTGCGTGAACGCCGGCGCGTGCTGGGCGATGCGCATGTGGAGCGCTCGCTGGCCGCGCGCACCGAGCTCACCACCGAATTCCAGGACCTGATCACCCGGTATGCCTGGGGCACCATCTGGACCCGCGACGGCCTGCCTGCGCACACCCGCTCGTTGATCACCTTGTCGATGATGGTCGCGCTGGGCCACGACGAAGAATTCAAGCTGCATGTGCGCGCCGCGCGCAACAATGGCGTCACCGCCGAGCAGATCAAGGAAGTGCTGCTGCAGGCGGCGATTTACTGCGGCGTACCGGCGGCCAATCACGCCTTTGCGCTGGCCAAACCGATCCTGGAAGAACAGGCGGCCGAGATGTGA
- a CDS encoding IclR family transcriptional regulator domain-containing protein, giving the protein MPEPTASRRKRPAAIAATGSESGLPYELMQQIAAAQGDPDFMTSLGRGLVVLSVFAQHSREVTMSQISLETGISRAAVRRVLHTLAKLGYVGEQGRGYVLLPRVLGIGGAYAASSAMTAAAQPVLDGLRDQLHESCSLGVLDGDDLLYVARAETVRIMSIGLRPGTRLPAYCTSMGRVLLAALPSDTLQAYLERTTLRPRTDRTVTQASALLEILARARREGMCLTDQELEIGLRSIAVPVRNLRGEVIAALNIGAQAGRVSLQAMQTQLLEPLKLAAQRLGALLS; this is encoded by the coding sequence ATGCCCGAGCCCACCGCCAGCCGCCGCAAACGCCCCGCCGCCATCGCCGCGACCGGAAGCGAGAGCGGCCTGCCCTACGAGTTGATGCAGCAGATTGCCGCCGCTCAAGGCGACCCGGACTTCATGACCTCGCTGGGGCGCGGTCTGGTGGTGCTGAGCGTGTTCGCCCAGCACTCGCGCGAAGTGACGATGTCGCAGATCAGCCTGGAAACCGGCATCTCGCGCGCGGCGGTGCGGCGGGTGCTGCATACGCTGGCCAAGCTGGGCTATGTCGGTGAGCAGGGCCGTGGCTATGTGCTGTTGCCGCGCGTGCTGGGCATTGGCGGTGCGTATGCGGCGTCTTCGGCGATGACCGCGGCCGCGCAGCCGGTGCTGGACGGACTACGCGACCAACTGCACGAATCCTGCTCGCTGGGCGTGCTGGACGGCGATGACCTGCTGTACGTAGCGCGCGCGGAGACCGTGCGGATCATGTCGATCGGGCTGCGCCCCGGCACGCGGCTGCCGGCGTATTGCACCTCCATGGGACGGGTGTTGCTGGCCGCCCTGCCCAGCGATACCTTGCAGGCCTATCTGGAGCGCACCACGCTGCGCCCGCGCACCGACCGCACGGTGACCCAGGCCTCGGCGCTGCTGGAGATCCTGGCGCGCGCGCGCCGCGAAGGCATGTGCTTGACCGACCAGGAGTTGGAAATCGGCCTGCGCTCGATCGCGGTGCCGGTACGCAACCTGCGTGGCGAGGTGATTGCCGCGCTCAATATCGGCGCGCAAGCCGGGCGCGTCAGCCTGCAGGCCATGCAGACGCAGTTGCTGGAGCCGTTGAAGCTGGCGGCGCAGCGCCTGGGAGCGTTGCTGAGCTAA